The following is a genomic window from Deltaproteobacteria bacterium HGW-Deltaproteobacteria-4.
TGAATCTGATCTCCACGGTCAACTCGGCCGCCAAGACCGGCGGCGACATGTACGCCGCCGATGCCAGCCTGGTTCATGCCGAGCGTCCGGCCTGGATGAAGCGTTGGGAAGTCACCGGCCTGCTTAAATGGGAAGACAAGAACAACGACGGCCGCATTCAGTACTACAATGACAAAACCAAGAACGAAGCTGCCGCCGCTAAAGCAGCCGCTGCAGGCTGGGGCGGCAACGAACTGACCGTCAACGCTGACATCATCGTTCTGGCCAACCCGGAGATCGCCCTGCTGCCCAACTGGGTCATCGCTCTGGTCGCCGCCGGCGGTGTCGCAGCAGCACTCTCCACCGCCGCCGGTCTGCTCCTCGCCATCTCTTCGGCAATCTCCCATGACCTGCTGAAGAAAATCTGGATGCCGAACCTCAGCGAAAAAGGCGAACTGATGGCCGGTAAAGTTGCCATGGCTGGCTCGATCGTGGTTGCAGGCTGGCTCGGTCTCAATCCCCCGGGCTTCGCTGCCGGCACCGTGGCCCTGGCCTTCGGTATTGCCGCCTCCACCATCTTCCCGGTACTGATGATGGGTATCTTCAACAAGAAGATGAACAAGGAAGGCGCCATTGCCGGTATGCTGGCAGGTCTGTTCGTCACCCTGTTCTACGTTTTTGCCCACAAAGGGATCTTCTTCATCAAAGGGACCGGTTACCTCCCCTTGATCGGTGGCGCGAACTCCTTCTTAGGCCTCACCCCGGAAGCCTTTGGCACCATCGGTGCGCTGGCCAACTTTGCTGTCGCTTATGTGGTGAGCAAGTTCACCCCGGAGTGCCCGGAGCACATCCAGCACCTGGTTGAAGATGTCCGTACGCCGCGTGGATCTAAAGTCGTCAGTGGCGCGCACTAAGCTGATCGTTCATGAAGGTTAGTTTTGCCCCGCCAGCATTTGCTGGCGGGGTTTTTTTCTATGATTATTTGATTGCTAGAAGACCGCTTCCTCGGGTACAAACAGACGCTATAAAATTATCAATGCCTCCTGAAGGGGGCCCGATAGGAGTATCGAATGTCTGACGGAATACTTTTTAATGCCAGCATCGCAATGACATGGATCCTTTTCCTGGCGCTGTTTCCCATGACCTTTTTTTGGCTGCGTCGTGCCTGGCGTATTTTTATCAAAAAAGACTATTCCGAAGTGGCCTTGAAACATGGGGAGTCACCACCGAATCCAAAAAAATGGGCACTGGTTGTCGGGCTTCTCAATATTTTTGCCGGGTCGGTTGCCATCGCAGTGATCGTCGGCGTTGCGATCGGCCACTGGCATTACGACACCTGGACGGCTATGGCTGGTTCGACGATCTGGATCAAGCTTTTTGCTGACTTTGTCATCAGTCGTCAGGCGCACCCATTTACCAAAAAGAAAAAGAAAGAAGCTTAATCCTTCATTGCGGGTTCCGCTTGCGATCGGAAGAATGCACATCCCCTGCGGCCCGCCTCTTTTTTGGCGGGCCGTTTTTCGTCTTTGCCCTTTAACGCACGGGAGGCTGACATGAACATCGAAGAACACGTTTATGCTCGACCCGTACGGGAGTTCTGCCGCCGGGAGCTGATCCTTTGTTCCAGCGACGACTTTGTGCAGGACGCTGCGGCGCAGATGGCGCAACAGGGGATTTCCAGTGTGATTGTCTGCGCTGACGGAGAACCGGTGGGGATCTTCACGGATCGTGACCTGCGTAACAAGGTGGTGGCTGTCGGCGGGGATGCTGCCACGCTGCGGGCTGGAGCCATCATGAGCCACCCGCTTGTCGTCGTCAGGGACGAAGATTTCCTCTTCGAAGCCGTTTATCAGATGTCCCGGCAGGGAATCCATCGTGTCGGTGTGGTCGATACAGCGGGCCGCTTGTGCGGTATGCTCACCGAATCAGATTTGATCCGGGTGCAGACCAACTCGCCGCAGCGCCTGGTGCGGCAACTCGCAAGTGCCGGGAGTATCGCCGACCTCAAGGTCATCCACCACAACATCAATGAGCTGACCGCTTCGCTGCATCAGGTGCGGGTGCCGACCCACGATCTGATGCGCTTGATCAGTCATTTGAATGATCAGATCGTGCAGCGTCTTATCGATCTCCTGCGCCAGGAGAAATTCTCGCAGCTACCTGCCGGCTTTGCTTTTGTCGCCCTCGGAAGCGAGGGGCGCGGCGAGCAGACCCTCAAAACTGATCAGGATAATGCCATGATCTATGCGGATGATCTCTCCGCCGCAGAGGTAGCGTGTCTTGCCAGTTTTTCCGAGGCGCTGATCGCTGCTTTGATAGAGATCGGTGTGCCGGAATGTCCCGGCGGCATCATGGCAACGAATCCCTTTTGGCGGCGGAGTTTGACGGCCTGGCGGGAGGAAATCGACCAGTGGATCAATCTCCCCGATAGCGAAAGTATTCTGCACTTCTGCATGTTCAGCGATCTGCGCACCCTGGCCGGTGACCCGGAACTGGAACAGGCGATCAAGGCGCATATTGCCGCGCGGACCCGGCAGGAAACGCTCTTTTTAACCCGATTGGCGGTTCAGGCCGGAAAGTTCGTTCCCCCTCTGGGTCTGTTCGGTGGTTTTAAGGTGGCAAAGGGGGGCGAGCACCGCGGCGAGATCGATCTCAAGACGGCCGGGCTCTTTGCGCTGACCGAAGGGATCAGGGTTCTGGGGCTTTCCATCGGATTGGTGGGGGGCGGGACGCCGGAGAAGATGGCGCAACTCGTTGCGCAAGGGGTGCTGAGTCACGAACAATACCAGGACCTGCTGGCCAGCTTCAATCTGTTGTGTCAGTTACGGCTGCAGGGGCAGTTGGAGGCGATCACCATCGGGGGCGACCCTTCGAATTACATCGCTCCTCGTGCCCTGAACCGTGTCGAGCAAGGACGGCTGCACGTCACCCTGGAAGTGGTGAAGTCCTTTGAGACCTTTATTAAAGCGCGCTTCCGCCTCGACCTTGTCCCGGGTTAAGTTCTGGCGAGGCGGCGGCTCCGGGTAATCTTTCTTTACTTAAATGACGCTGGCAACTTCTTTGTTGGGCTTTTTGCAGAGATCGAAGAGGAGCTTGCCTAACCCGAGCAGCGCCATCGCCGCAAAGAACAAGCCCCTGCCGCTCGACGGTTTTTTCCCTTCGCTGATAAAGATGACCTGCTCAGAAACCGGAATATTCATCTTTGTCAGCAACTCTTTGAGTTTGCTTGCGTTAGAGTCAGCGATCAGGCTGCTGACAGTCATCCCCTGCAGGTCATACTGCCCGATAAAGAGTTGCCGGTTTTCCTTGAGGAATTCAGCGCGTGTTATTTCTGTGTCGAGATCAAAGTAGTAGGTTTTGAGAGCGTTGAGGATTTGCGGATCACGAGTTTCAAACCAGATCTGCAGATCCTCTGAGGTCTCGGACGCTTTCAACGGGACCAGAAAGGAACTGATCTCCACGGTGCCGCTCATGTTGATCGCCTGCAGCAGGTCGCGATAGCCGCCCTCTATCTTCAGCCATTCCCGCGGTGCCCCCTGTCGGGTCAGTTCTGTTATGTTGATCACGTGTGGTTCGGGGTTGCGCAGATAAAGGGCAAGGTCGGTGACGCCGAGCCAGCCGAGGACGAGACAGACGACCAGTAAAGTGACACGGAAACGTTTCATTCTTTGCATCCTTATGAAAAAAAGTGGGCCGCCCGAAGGCGGCCCAAAGTATTTCAGAGCATCAGCTTTGAGGCAAGTTTAATCAGGCGGTTTCGACGTCGTGGCCGCGGTTGATGTCCTTCTGGGTCATCAACGAGACGAGAACCAGAGTGAGAATCGACAGCGGGATAGAAATGGCGGCCGGGCTGTTAAAGCTGATCGGCGCATCCTTGGGGAGGAGGCCGTAAAGGGCCCACATGTCCGGGGAGATGAGGATCAGGCCGAGGGAGCTGACAATGCCGACGATGATCGAGGCGGAGATGCCGCGAGCGGTTGTCTTGCTCCAGAAAAGGAGCATGAGAATGGCGGGGAGATTCGCCGAGGCAGCAACCGCAAAGGCCCAGCCGACCAGGAAGGAGACGTTCATCCCTTCGAACATGATCCCGAGGTAGATGGCGATACAGCCGACGACGACCGCAGAGATCTTGCCGGCGCGGACTTTGCCGGTATCGCTCATTTTCATGTTGAAGTAGTTGTCCATCAGGTCATGGGCAACAGCGCCGGAGGCGGCAACGATCAGCCCTGATACAGTGCCGAGGACTGTAGCAAAGGCCAGGGAAGAGATGATTGCAAAGAGGATAACCCCGAAGGAGAGGGCCAGAAGCGGTGCGGACATATTGTTGTCGGTGAGATTAATGACACCGTTGGTCATGGCGCCGACCCCCATGAAGAGGGTGAGGAGATAAAAGAAACCGATGGCAGCGATGGCGACGATAGTCGATTTGCGGGCTGCCGCCTGGCTCGGAACCGTGTAATAGCGGATGAGGATGTGGGGGAGAGCCGCAGTCCCGCAAAAGAGGGCGAGCATCAGCGAAACGAAGTTGAAGGTCTCGGTCGGGGTGGCGTTGTCGACCTTGAACTTGAGGCCGGGCCGGAGAATCCGCGAGCCGGGGGTCGGTTTCTGGAAGAAGATTTCAGCCTTCTCCTTGCCGTCGACAACGTAGGTTTTACCCCAGAGGACGATTGTCGAATCCTTGATCGCCGAAAGATAGGCAAAGGGGCCGACGGCGCCGGTGGTGATGACTTCCTTGCCGTTCATCCGCAGTTCTTTGACGTGGCCGACCGGGAAGAAGTCACCGGCCTCTTTGGCGGCACCGTTATAAAGCTTGGTGCCGTCTGCTTTGGTGGTGACATAAAGCGTCTGCTCAAGAGTGAAGCCAGCGTCATTCCTGGCAAGTTTCCAGATCGTCTCTTTGCCGTCTTTGGCGAGTTTGACAAACCCGGCTTTGCCGTAGGCCGAATCGAGACCGGCAACAACCGTATAGGCAGGATCGCTGATCTCCAGCGCGGCGGTCGCGGTCAGAGGTTTGAAGTCATGATATGCAACGCCGTTATTCACCGGTGTGGTCGAGAGACCGCGAACCAGAACCATAACGACGACGACCGTCGACATGATCAACAGCAGGGCGCCTTTGAAGAACTGAACATAGGTGGTCGAGGCCATCCCTGCGGTGGCGACGATAATGGTGACAACAATACCGACGATGCAGACGCCAACCCAGTGCGGCAGACCGAGGAGGGGCTGGACGAGGACGCCGGCGCCGACCATCTGCGGGATGAGGTAGAAGACCGAGACCATCAGGGTGGAGATTGCGGCGGTGAGCTGAATCGACTTGGAGTTGAATTTGGAGTCGAGAGCATCGGTAAAGGTGTATTTACCGAGGCGTTTCATCGGCTCGGCAACGAGGAAGAGAGCGACGACCCAGCCGGCGAGGTAGCCGATCGAGTACATCCAGCCGTCATAACCGGAGGTCGCGATCATGCCGCAGATGCCGAGGAAGGAGGCTGCCGAGAGGTAGTCGCCGGCAAAGGCGATACCGTTGGTGAACCAGTGAACGTTGCCGCCGGCAGCATAATAGCTGGAAGCGGAACTGGTACGGCGGCCAAGGTAGAAGGAGAGGCCGAGGACGAAGGCGACAAACGTGATGAAGAGGCCGATAGCTAACGGAGACTGTGCGTAGATCATGTTATGGTTTCTCCCTTAACCGTTCAGGTCAGACTCTGCTTTGGTGCAGAGATGGTTGTAGATGACAGCTTGGAACAGCGCCAGAGCGATCAGCCCAAAGCCCCAGAGGACGGCGGCAGTCTGCCCCATCACTGTGGTTTCCATCGCTTTGGGATTGGTAGCAATGATGACGACATACGTAAAGTAAACGATGGTATAAAAGACAAACATCTTTACTCCGAGTTTGGTCTTGTAGGCGGCCGCTTCGTCCTTGCCCAGTTTTACGGCGGGTCCATGTCCCATGATAATCACTCCTTTGAATAATGTTTGTGGGGGAACTCTTCCGGCTCCCGCACAAAATGAAGAAAAAAACCTGCAAATGGCGCAGATCACCGACAGTAGAACACAAGATATGATTGAAAATACAAGATGTTATGCTGACTATTGTGGTAAATTATGCGTTATCTTGTGTTATTAGATCCGCGCCATAATATGTTGTTATAAAATCATGTCAACAAAAAATGTATAAAATATCTGGTTTTTTGTCGGGCTGGCAGAATTTTGTTTTTAGAGCGTGAAGAAGGAGTTCCATAAGTTCGGTGACTTGGAGAACATTTAGAATAGTGTTTGAGATGACTGGTAAATGGGACCATATCTGTATGGCGGATGAGGTGGAACTTTTCTAATGATTTGACAGCGCACCGGGAGGATTTTTGCCAACAAAGCAACGATGATGAAAGCATTTGAAAACTGATTTGTTTTGAACTTAGTGTTATATAGATGGGGAAGGTTTTGCACCTTCCTGGTTGTCCCATTCTTTCTTTCGCGGAGCAATCCCATGCCCCAGCGTCATGCTCCTCTACCGGAGAAATCGAGCGACTTCATCACCGGAATCACCCGACAGGTGCGGGAGTACATGCTCAGCCTCGACCGGGCAGAAGCCGAAGCTCTGTTGGGGCAGTTGCGGCAACGGGTGGAGGAGGAAAGTGTTGCTCTTGCCACCGTGCAGTCGACCCATACACAGTTGCTGCAACAGGTCGCGGTCAGTGCTGACTATCAGGAGTTGGCCGCGATTCACCGGCAGTTGAACGAGCTTGAGATCACACGTTTTGAAGCTGTCCCCTCAGTGCCGGCTTTGCATTATGCCTGCACCCGCTACCGTAATCTCCTCGCTGCCCGGACGATGACGCTGGTTGAAGCGGATATGGTTGGCAGCGGGGCGGGCCCGGCCCCGGTGCTGTATGCGCTGCTGAGTATGGGGAGTGACGGTCGTTACGAGCAGACGCTGATTACGGATCAGGATTATCTTCTCGTTTATGCCGATGGTGGTGCTGCCGGGGTCGACAGTTACTTTGTCACCTTCTCGGCGCAACTCGTTGACCGGCTCGCCGAGGTCGGGTTTAAAAAGTGCAGCGGCGAGATCATGCCGTCGAATCCGACCTGGCGGGGGTCGCTGCAGCAGTGGAAGCGCCGGATCCTGGCGATTGTCTGCTATGAATATGATGAATACGCCAAAAATCTCATGGATCTGATCGTCCTCTCCGATGCCCGTTTTATCGCCGGGGAGCAGTCCCTGGCCGAAGCTCTGATCGTGGTGATTCGGGATTTTGAGCGCAGTTATTTCCAGGTCATCTATGGGATGGCAAAGGCCGCGACCGAGATGAAGGTCGGCCTTCGCTGGTTCGGGCGGCTCTGGACCGAGAAGAAGGGAGCGCATCAGGGCGAAATGAACATCAAGCTCCTTGGCTGGGCGGCGCTGGTGATGAATGTGCGCATCCTCGCCGTCAACCATAATATCATTGAAACCTCGACGCTGCAGCGCATCGACAAACTCGAGTTAGCGCGCAGTTTCTCCGCCAAATTTGCCGCCGGCTTGCGCAGTGCCTATCTGCTCTTGACCCGCCTGCGCATCCAGTTGCAAATTCGCGAACT
Proteins encoded in this region:
- a CDS encoding signal transduction protein; this encodes MNIEEHVYARPVREFCRRELILCSSDDFVQDAAAQMAQQGISSVIVCADGEPVGIFTDRDLRNKVVAVGGDAATLRAGAIMSHPLVVVRDEDFLFEAVYQMSRQGIHRVGVVDTAGRLCGMLTESDLIRVQTNSPQRLVRQLASAGSIADLKVIHHNINELTASLHQVRVPTHDLMRLISHLNDQIVQRLIDLLRQEKFSQLPAGFAFVALGSEGRGEQTLKTDQDNAMIYADDLSAAEVACLASFSEALIAALIEIGVPECPGGIMATNPFWRRSLTAWREEIDQWINLPDSESILHFCMFSDLRTLAGDPELEQAIKAHIAARTRQETLFLTRLAVQAGKFVPPLGLFGGFKVAKGGEHRGEIDLKTAGLFALTEGIRVLGLSIGLVGGGTPEKMAQLVAQGVLSHEQYQDLLASFNLLCQLRLQGQLEAITIGGDPSNYIAPRALNRVEQGRLHVTLEVVKSFETFIKARFRLDLVPG
- a CDS encoding cation acetate symporter; this translates as MIYAQSPLAIGLFITFVAFVLGLSFYLGRRTSSASSYYAAGGNVHWFTNGIAFAGDYLSAASFLGICGMIATSGYDGWMYSIGYLAGWVVALFLVAEPMKRLGKYTFTDALDSKFNSKSIQLTAAISTLMVSVFYLIPQMVGAGVLVQPLLGLPHWVGVCIVGIVVTIIVATAGMASTTYVQFFKGALLLIMSTVVVVMVLVRGLSTTPVNNGVAYHDFKPLTATAALEISDPAYTVVAGLDSAYGKAGFVKLAKDGKETIWKLARNDAGFTLEQTLYVTTKADGTKLYNGAAKEAGDFFPVGHVKELRMNGKEVITTGAVGPFAYLSAIKDSTIVLWGKTYVVDGKEKAEIFFQKPTPGSRILRPGLKFKVDNATPTETFNFVSLMLALFCGTAALPHILIRYYTVPSQAAARKSTIVAIAAIGFFYLLTLFMGVGAMTNGVINLTDNNMSAPLLALSFGVILFAIISSLAFATVLGTVSGLIVAASGAVAHDLMDNYFNMKMSDTGKVRAGKISAVVVGCIAIYLGIMFEGMNVSFLVGWAFAVAASANLPAILMLLFWSKTTARGISASIIVGIVSSLGLILISPDMWALYGLLPKDAPISFNSPAAISIPLSILTLVLVSLMTQKDINRGHDVETA
- a CDS encoding nucleotidyltransferase, producing MPQRHAPLPEKSSDFITGITRQVREYMLSLDRAEAEALLGQLRQRVEEESVALATVQSTHTQLLQQVAVSADYQELAAIHRQLNELEITRFEAVPSVPALHYACTRYRNLLAARTMTLVEADMVGSGAGPAPVLYALLSMGSDGRYEQTLITDQDYLLVYADGGAAGVDSYFVTFSAQLVDRLAEVGFKKCSGEIMPSNPTWRGSLQQWKRRILAIVCYEYDEYAKNLMDLIVLSDARFIAGEQSLAEALIVVIRDFERSYFQVIYGMAKAATEMKVGLRWFGRLWTEKKGAHQGEMNIKLLGWAALVMNVRILAVNHNIIETSTLQRIDKLELARSFSAKFAAGLRSAYLLLTRLRIQLQIRELRGLQEDSYYLQLQTLSLREQEELRQALRRIEELQKIIHTNFTIV